A genomic stretch from Bosea sp. F3-2 includes:
- a CDS encoding AraC family transcriptional regulator, with protein sequence MDPVKTAIWCIESRFASELSLDEIAEVSGVSRFHLSRAFGASTGRSVMRYVRERRLTEAARQLADGAPDILSVALDWGYGSHEAFTRAFREQFGVTPEELRARRDLSSLALVEPLSMHDIAPTPIAEPRIVTGKPLLIAGFGGHFSVDNTQGIPLLWQKIAPHFGHIPGQRGHVAYGASYNCDEFGAFDYIAGAEVSSFGGLPDEFVRLSVPEQLCAVFEHRGHITGIKQTYEAIWRDWFPKSGRQPEMGVTLERMDERFDGATGNGAVEIWVPLKR encoded by the coding sequence ATGGACCCGGTCAAGACAGCCATCTGGTGCATCGAGAGCCGCTTCGCCTCCGAGCTTTCGCTCGACGAGATTGCGGAGGTCAGCGGCGTCTCGCGCTTCCATCTCAGCCGCGCCTTTGGAGCGTCCACCGGGCGCTCGGTCATGCGCTATGTGCGCGAACGGCGACTGACGGAAGCCGCGCGGCAGCTGGCGGATGGCGCGCCCGATATCCTCTCGGTCGCGCTCGACTGGGGCTATGGCTCCCACGAGGCCTTCACCCGCGCCTTCCGCGAGCAGTTCGGCGTCACGCCGGAAGAGCTGCGCGCCCGGCGCGATCTGTCCTCGCTCGCTCTCGTGGAGCCTCTTTCGATGCACGATATCGCCCCCACTCCCATCGCCGAGCCGCGCATCGTCACCGGCAAGCCGCTGCTGATCGCCGGCTTCGGTGGCCATTTCTCGGTCGACAACACGCAAGGGATTCCGCTGCTCTGGCAGAAGATCGCACCGCATTTCGGGCACATTCCCGGCCAGCGCGGACACGTTGCCTATGGCGCGAGCTACAATTGCGACGAGTTCGGCGCCTTCGACTATATCGCCGGTGCCGAGGTCTCCTCCTTCGGCGGGCTTCCGGATGAGTTCGTCCGGTTGAGCGTACCGGAGCAGCTCTGCGCCGTCTTTGAGCATCGCGGCCACATCACCGGCATCAAGCAGACCTACGAGGCGATCTGGCGGGACTGGTTCCCGAAATCGGGACGCCAGCCGGAGATGGGTGTCACGCTGGAACGTATGGACGAGCGATTCGACGGCGCAACCGGCAACGGCGCCGTCGAGATCTGGGTGCCGCTCAAGCGTTGA
- a CDS encoding DUF502 domain-containing protein — MTAGPPDPRLVLPTEILRPTWGARLRRYFLTGLVIAAPLAITASVTWWFINFIDGLVKPLIPNSYLPDAYLPYPLPGIGLVIALVGLTLLGFLTANLVGRSLIRAGEAILDRMPVVRSLYKGVKQVFETIFSQSGTSFRKVGMVQFPQPGMWSIVFIAQEAAPEIAGRLPDGDEQIGVFLPCTPNPTTGFFFYLPRREIIELSISVEDGAKLIMSAGLIQPGEQNGKPKLEVKPPVNA, encoded by the coding sequence ATGACCGCCGGCCCGCCCGATCCGCGCCTCGTCCTGCCGACGGAAATCCTGCGCCCGACCTGGGGGGCGCGGCTGCGTCGCTATTTCCTGACCGGGCTGGTCATTGCCGCGCCGCTCGCCATCACCGCTTCGGTGACCTGGTGGTTCATCAACTTCATTGACGGGCTGGTGAAGCCGCTCATCCCGAACTCCTATCTGCCCGATGCCTATCTGCCTTATCCGCTGCCCGGCATCGGCCTCGTCATCGCGCTGGTCGGATTGACGCTGCTCGGCTTCCTCACGGCCAATCTGGTCGGCCGCTCGCTGATCCGCGCGGGCGAGGCGATCCTCGACCGCATGCCGGTGGTGCGCAGCCTCTATAAGGGCGTGAAGCAGGTTTTCGAGACGATCTTCTCACAGTCCGGCACCTCCTTCCGCAAGGTGGGGATGGTGCAGTTCCCGCAGCCGGGCATGTGGTCGATCGTCTTCATCGCGCAGGAGGCCGCACCCGAGATCGCCGGGCGCCTGCCGGATGGCGACGAACAGATCGGCGTCTTCCTGCCTTGCACGCCCAACCCGACCACGGGCTTTTTCTTCTACCTGCCGCGACGCGAGATCATCGAGCTCTCGATCTCGGTCGAGGACGGCGCCAAGCTCATCATGTCCGCCGGGCTGATCCAGCCCGGCGAGCAGAACGGCAAACCGAAGCTGGAGGTAAAGCCCCCGGTCAACGCTTGA
- the glmU gene encoding bifunctional UDP-N-acetylglucosamine diphosphorylase/glucosamine-1-phosphate N-acetyltransferase GlmU, which produces MQPARSCLAIVLAAGEGTRMQSQTPKVLHPVAGLSLLGHVLSSVEQAGAEAVAVVISSERPEVGEEALKLLPSARIATQHERRGTAHAVLAAKEALKAGHGEILVAFADTPLVRPETFIALRGALAGGAAVAVLGFEARDPTGYGRLVEHDGKLEAIIEHKDATAAQRKIKLCNAGLMALAGEHALAILEAIDNENGQQEFYLTDAVAIARSRGLEAVVLKASESEVQGVNDRMQLAAAEAEFQRRKRNAVMLGGATLIAPETVFFSFDTEIGRDVVIEPNVIFGRGVRVADGALIHAFSHFEGATIGQGANVGPFARLRPGAKLADKSKVGNFVEVKASDIGPGAKVNHLTYIGDATIGAAANIGAGAITCNYDGFAKSRTTIGANAFVGSNSSLVAPVTIGEGAYIGSGSVITRDVAPDALAIGRARQVEKEGWAKTFRAEAMARKAAKKAAE; this is translated from the coding sequence ATGCAGCCGGCTCGCTCCTGTCTTGCGATCGTCCTGGCGGCCGGCGAGGGCACCCGCATGCAGTCGCAGACCCCGAAGGTGCTTCATCCCGTTGCTGGTCTTTCCCTGCTGGGCCATGTCCTGTCTTCGGTCGAGCAGGCCGGCGCTGAAGCGGTGGCCGTCGTGATCTCATCCGAGCGTCCCGAGGTCGGCGAGGAGGCTTTGAAGCTCCTGCCGTCGGCGCGGATCGCGACGCAGCACGAGCGGCGCGGAACAGCCCATGCGGTGCTGGCAGCAAAGGAAGCCTTGAAAGCCGGCCATGGCGAGATCCTGGTCGCCTTCGCCGACACGCCGCTCGTCCGGCCGGAAACCTTCATCGCGCTGCGCGGGGCGCTGGCCGGCGGGGCAGCGGTCGCCGTCCTCGGCTTCGAGGCGCGCGACCCGACCGGCTATGGCCGACTTGTCGAGCATGACGGCAAGCTCGAAGCGATCATCGAGCACAAGGACGCGACAGCGGCGCAGCGCAAGATCAAGCTTTGCAATGCCGGCCTGATGGCCCTCGCCGGGGAGCATGCGCTGGCGATTCTCGAAGCGATCGACAACGAAAACGGCCAGCAGGAATTCTACCTGACCGATGCGGTGGCCATCGCGCGGTCGCGCGGGCTGGAAGCCGTCGTGCTGAAGGCGTCGGAGAGCGAAGTCCAGGGCGTCAACGACCGGATGCAACTGGCTGCGGCAGAAGCCGAATTCCAGCGGCGCAAGCGCAACGCGGTCATGCTCGGCGGCGCGACGCTGATCGCCCCCGAGACGGTTTTCTTCAGCTTCGATACCGAGATCGGCCGCGACGTCGTGATCGAGCCCAATGTGATCTTCGGGCGGGGCGTGCGCGTCGCTGACGGTGCCTTGATCCACGCCTTCTCGCATTTCGAGGGGGCAACCATCGGGCAGGGCGCAAATGTCGGTCCCTTTGCCCGTCTGCGGCCGGGCGCGAAGCTCGCCGACAAGTCCAAGGTCGGCAACTTCGTCGAGGTGAAGGCGTCGGATATCGGTCCGGGCGCCAAGGTCAACCATCTCACCTATATCGGCGACGCGACGATCGGTGCGGCGGCCAACATCGGCGCCGGCGCCATCACCTGCAACTATGACGGCTTCGCCAAGTCGAGGACGACGATCGGCGCCAACGCCTTCGTCGGCTCGAACTCCTCGCTGGTGGCCCCCGTGACGATCGGCGAGGGCGCCTATATCGGCTCCGGCTCGGTCATCACCAGGGACGTTGCCCCCGATGCGCTCGCCATCGGGCGCGCCCGGCAGGTCGAGAAGGAAGGCTGGGCGAAAACGTTCCGGGCCGAGGCAATGGCCCGGAAAGCGGCCAAGAAGGCGGCCGAATAG
- the recG gene encoding ATP-dependent DNA helicase RecG, translating to MRPSILDPLFAPVTTLSGVGPKLGKVLDRFLGDETRPARVVDLMFHLPTGAVDRRPSPSIADAPIGDIATFTARVSEHRAAPAGKAKAPYRVIVEDETGDVTLVFFHADSRHLAQNLPIGAYRIISGKLELWEGMRQMVHPERILDPKLAATLPAFEPVYPLTEGIGGRVMMRIAQAAAERCPEMPEWQDAGFLTKNSFPSFQEAVEALHHPADRKAAEGDTVARRRIGYDELLASQIALALVRRQQKKIAGRATSGDGGLRFRIQSALPFELTEGQRKAIADIHSDMAKPERMLRLLQGDVGSGKTVVALMAMAAAAEAGRQSVLMAPTEILARQHAERLAPLAEKAGLKLALLTGREKGAGRRQVLEGLANGSIDIAVGTHALFQEGVAFHDLALAVVDEQHRFGVHQRLLLGSKGEAVDVLVMTATPIPRTLALTWFGDMDVSILSEKPAGRKPIVTRAISSERYDEVVGAIGRAVENGQQVYWVCPLVQESDTLDVAAAQERYEALREVFGDKVGLLHGQMPGREKDAAMAAFVAGETRILVSTTVIEVGVDVPNASVMVIEHAERFGLAQLHQLRGRIGRGSAASTCLLLYKGPLGPIAEARLTIMRETEDGFRIAEEDLRLRGEGEVLGTKQSGSPDWRIARPEIDGDLLAVARDDARLLIERDPQLETPRGQAIRALLYLFERDVAIRLLRAG from the coding sequence TTGCGCCCTTCGATCCTCGATCCGCTGTTCGCCCCCGTCACGACGCTCTCCGGCGTCGGGCCGAAACTCGGCAAGGTTCTCGACCGTTTCCTCGGCGACGAGACAAGGCCTGCGCGCGTGGTCGACCTGATGTTTCATCTGCCGACCGGCGCGGTCGATCGGCGGCCGAGCCCTTCGATCGCGGATGCGCCGATCGGCGACATCGCGACCTTCACCGCCCGCGTCAGCGAGCATCGCGCTGCGCCTGCCGGCAAGGCGAAGGCGCCCTATCGCGTCATCGTCGAGGATGAGACGGGCGATGTCACGCTCGTCTTCTTCCATGCCGATTCCCGCCATCTGGCGCAGAACCTGCCGATCGGCGCCTACCGGATCATCTCGGGCAAGCTCGAGCTCTGGGAAGGCATGCGCCAGATGGTGCATCCCGAGCGCATCCTCGATCCCAAGCTCGCGGCCACCCTGCCCGCCTTCGAGCCGGTCTATCCGCTGACCGAAGGCATCGGTGGGCGCGTGATGATGCGGATCGCGCAGGCGGCGGCGGAACGCTGTCCCGAGATGCCGGAATGGCAGGATGCCGGATTCCTGACAAAGAACAGCTTCCCCTCTTTCCAGGAGGCGGTCGAGGCGCTGCATCACCCGGCCGATCGCAAGGCGGCCGAGGGCGACACCGTCGCGCGCCGGCGGATCGGCTATGACGAATTGCTGGCGAGCCAGATCGCGCTCGCCCTGGTGCGTCGCCAGCAGAAGAAGATCGCCGGGCGTGCCACCAGCGGCGATGGCGGCTTGCGCTTCCGCATCCAGTCCGCCCTGCCCTTCGAATTGACCGAAGGCCAGCGCAAGGCCATCGCCGATATCCATTCCGACATGGCCAAGCCCGAGCGGATGCTGCGCTTGCTGCAAGGCGATGTCGGCTCGGGCAAGACGGTGGTGGCGCTGATGGCGATGGCTGCCGCCGCCGAGGCCGGCCGGCAATCGGTGCTGATGGCGCCGACCGAAATCCTTGCCCGCCAGCACGCCGAAAGATTGGCGCCGCTGGCCGAGAAGGCCGGGCTGAAGCTCGCTTTGCTGACCGGGCGCGAAAAGGGCGCCGGCCGCCGGCAAGTGCTGGAAGGGCTGGCGAACGGCAGCATTGATATCGCCGTCGGCACCCATGCGCTGTTTCAGGAGGGCGTCGCCTTCCATGATCTTGCGCTCGCCGTGGTCGACGAGCAGCACCGTTTCGGTGTGCATCAGCGCCTGCTGCTCGGCTCCAAGGGCGAGGCGGTCGACGTGCTGGTGATGACCGCGACGCCGATCCCGCGCACGCTGGCGCTGACCTGGTTCGGCGACATGGATGTCTCGATCCTCTCCGAGAAGCCGGCGGGCCGGAAGCCGATCGTCACCCGCGCTATCTCCTCCGAGCGCTATGACGAGGTTGTCGGTGCCATCGGCCGGGCGGTCGAAAACGGCCAGCAGGTCTACTGGGTTTGCCCGCTGGTCCAGGAATCCGACACGCTCGACGTTGCTGCCGCGCAGGAGCGCTATGAGGCGCTACGCGAGGTCTTCGGTGACAAGGTCGGGCTGCTGCACGGCCAGATGCCAGGCCGGGAGAAGGATGCCGCCATGGCCGCCTTCGTCGCCGGCGAGACGCGCATCCTGGTCTCGACCACGGTGATCGAGGTCGGCGTCGACGTGCCCAATGCCAGCGTGATGGTGATCGAGCATGCCGAACGCTTCGGCCTCGCGCAGTTGCACCAGTTACGGGGGCGAATCGGGCGTGGCTCGGCCGCCTCGACCTGCCTGCTGCTCTACAAGGGACCGCTCGGCCCGATCGCCGAGGCGCGGCTCACCATCATGCGCGAGACCGAGGACGGCTTCCGCATCGCGGAAGAAGACCTGCGCCTGCGTGGCGAAGGCGAAGTGCTCGGCACCAAGCAGTCGGGATCGCCGGACTGGCGCATCGCTCGCCCCGAAATCGACGGCGATTTGCTGGCCGTTGCCCGCGACGATGCGCGGCTCCTGATCGAACGCGATCCGCAACTGGAGACGCCGCGCGGACAGGCGATCAGGGCTCTGCTCTATCTGTTCGAGCGCGACGTCGCGATCCGGCTGCTCAGGGCGGGCTAG
- the glmS gene encoding glutamine--fructose-6-phosphate transaminase (isomerizing): MCGIVGILGKEAVATQIVEALRRLEYRGYDSAGVATLEAGQLARRRAEGKLRNLEVRLSSEPLDGLIGIGHTRWATHGKPNETNAHPHATARLAVVHNGIIENFRELRAALQADGYVFETETDTEVIAHLVTRELDRGKTPVQAIAASLPRLHGAFALAFLFHGEEDLLIGARKGSPLAVGIGDGEMYLGSDALALAPFTNLIAYLEEGDWVVLNRRGATFYDKTGAEVERRAQRVAAGAFLVEKGNHRHFMAKEIYEQPEVVGHTLTQYLDMAAGAVRLPFQDQIDWKKLSRLSVSACGTAYYAGLTAKYWFEKLARLPVEIDVASEFRYREAPLPADGLALFVSQSGETADTLACLRYAKQEKQTVLSVVNVPTSTIARESDLIAPTLAGPEIGVASTKAFTCQLTALACLALAAARGRGTLSAEDEARHVQNLITLPGLIAKALALEPQIEQLSHKLSRAKDVLYLGRGTSFPLALEGALKLKEISYIHAEGYPAGELKHGPIALIDEDMPVVVVAPHDALFEKTASNMQEVAARGGRIILITDAKGAAECGIEPEATIIMPDMDPTFAPIVYALPIQMIAYQTAVFMGKDVDQPRNLAKSVTVE, encoded by the coding sequence ATGTGCGGCATCGTCGGGATTTTGGGCAAGGAAGCGGTGGCGACGCAGATCGTCGAGGCGCTGCGGCGGCTCGAATATCGTGGCTATGACTCCGCCGGCGTCGCGACGCTGGAAGCCGGCCAGCTCGCCCGCCGGCGCGCCGAAGGCAAGCTCAGGAATCTCGAAGTCCGCCTGTCGAGCGAGCCGCTCGACGGGTTGATCGGCATCGGCCACACCCGCTGGGCGACCCATGGCAAGCCCAACGAGACCAACGCCCACCCGCACGCGACCGCAAGGCTCGCCGTCGTCCACAACGGCATCATCGAGAACTTCCGCGAACTGCGCGCCGCGCTGCAGGCCGATGGCTACGTCTTCGAGACCGAGACCGATACCGAAGTCATCGCCCACCTCGTCACGCGTGAGCTCGACCGCGGCAAGACACCGGTCCAGGCGATCGCGGCAAGCCTGCCGCGGCTGCACGGCGCCTTCGCGCTCGCCTTCCTGTTCCACGGTGAGGAAGATCTCCTGATCGGCGCCCGCAAGGGCTCGCCGCTCGCGGTCGGCATCGGTGACGGCGAGATGTATCTCGGCTCCGACGCGCTGGCGCTGGCGCCCTTCACCAACCTCATCGCCTATCTGGAGGAGGGCGATTGGGTCGTCCTCAACCGCCGCGGCGCGACCTTCTACGACAAGACTGGTGCAGAGGTGGAACGCCGCGCCCAGCGCGTCGCCGCCGGCGCCTTCCTGGTCGAGAAAGGCAATCACCGCCACTTCATGGCGAAGGAAATCTACGAGCAGCCGGAGGTCGTCGGCCACACGCTGACGCAGTATCTCGACATGGCCGCCGGCGCGGTGCGCCTGCCGTTTCAGGATCAGATCGACTGGAAGAAGCTGTCGCGCCTCTCCGTTTCCGCTTGCGGCACGGCCTATTATGCCGGCCTGACGGCGAAGTACTGGTTCGAGAAGCTCGCCCGTCTCCCGGTCGAGATCGATGTCGCCTCCGAATTCCGCTACCGCGAGGCGCCGCTGCCGGCCGATGGTCTGGCACTGTTCGTCTCCCAGTCGGGTGAGACGGCCGACACGCTGGCATGCCTGCGCTACGCGAAGCAGGAGAAGCAGACGGTTCTGTCCGTCGTGAACGTGCCGACGTCGACCATTGCCCGCGAGAGCGATCTGATCGCGCCGACGCTAGCCGGCCCGGAGATCGGCGTCGCCTCGACCAAGGCCTTCACCTGCCAGCTCACCGCGCTTGCCTGTCTCGCTCTTGCAGCGGCGCGCGGCCGCGGGACGCTCTCGGCCGAGGACGAGGCACGCCACGTCCAAAACCTGATCACGCTGCCTGGCCTGATCGCCAAGGCGCTCGCGCTCGAACCACAGATCGAGCAGCTCTCGCACAAGCTCTCCAGGGCCAAGGACGTTCTCTATCTCGGCCGCGGCACCAGCTTCCCGCTTGCGCTGGAGGGAGCCCTGAAGCTGAAGGAAATCAGCTATATCCACGCGGAAGGTTATCCGGCGGGTGAGCTGAAGCATGGACCGATCGCCCTGATCGACGAGGACATGCCGGTCGTCGTCGTAGCCCCGCATGATGCGCTGTTCGAGAAGACCGCCTCCAACATGCAGGAGGTCGCTGCGCGCGGCGGCCGCATCATCCTGATCACGGATGCCAAGGGCGCCGCCGAGTGCGGCATCGAACCGGAAGCGACGATCATCATGCCGGACATGGATCCGACCTTCGCGCCGATCGTCTACGCCCTGCCGATCCAGATGATCGCCTATCAGACGGCCGTCTTCATGGGCAAGGACGTCGACCAGCCCCGCAATCTGGCGAAGTCCGTCACGGTGGAGTGA